The following are encoded together in the Populus trichocarpa isolate Nisqually-1 chromosome 5, P.trichocarpa_v4.1, whole genome shotgun sequence genome:
- the LOC18098870 gene encoding uncharacterized protein LOC18098870 yields MEQEINDTETELAEASTKSQSTENNNMETENPIEASTKLQSEINNNGDGNHVDALTKGQSSRRRTPKSLRAKSKTIEKPSANNSLKSKKAKSSPKSQGRNRKKNKDIIQGKGERNRNEHGEANNLNSSEKNVSKKERIEKGQEIRKNQERFVGSNKGQKNQKSGEKHGVLVDKSSRNKKNKGKLDEKEKNGWDEKKKEKLGGMIFMCSAKTKPDCFLYRVMGVTMNKKELILGVKPGLKLFLYDFDLKLMYGIYEASSAGGVKLEPKAFGGSFPFQVRFVVHKDCFPITESVFKKAIKDNYNEKNKFKTELTVRQVLKLSALFRPVIGPVRSPPMATVQDREVYAGARDLQVHLEREAFARGNHDARRYSMLSGERDGHVEYQQAGSMHRDEFPCDLFMSEKEYRTYGLSGERRKLTPSHHIPSTLDPYQRDQEREHFLRQPDPICRDTVPLQREAVLAVPLYLNQPYNSSGRRELPPAVTSIPPTSSGSALAALDPYTRDPYYTYHHGASSADAYVPPPRRDELSSGSYYVDGRRETYLFEADPLRRREADQEGRLYSTHASDALSNYNKLLQYHGAKPETAPPSVSSRYSFAGPSVYYR; encoded by the exons ATggaacaagagattaatgataCAGAAACTGAGCTGGCTGAAGCCTCCACAAAATCGCAGTCAACTGAGAATAACAATATGGAAACTGAGAATCCTATTGAAGCATCGACTAAGTTACAATCTGAAATAAACAACAATGGGGATGGAAATCACGTGGATGCATTAACTAAAGGTCAATCATCCAGAAGAAGAACCCCCAAATCATTGAGGGCCAAATCTAAAACCATAGAGAAACCTTCAGCTAACAATTCTTTGAAGTCCAAGAAAGCTAAAAGCAGTCCAAAATCTCAAGGAAGAAACAGAAAGAAGAATAAAGATATCATCCAAGGCAAGGGAGAAAGAAACAGAAATGAGCATGGTGAAGCTAATAACCTGAATTCGAGTGAAAAGAATGTTTCTAAGAAAGAGCGCATTGAGAAAGGCCAAGAGATTCGAAAGAACCAAGAAAGATTTGTTGGGTCAAATAAGGGTCAAAAGAACCAAAAGAGTGGAGAAAAGCATGGTGTCTTGGTTGACAAAAGCTcgaggaataaaaaaaacaaaggaaaacttgatgagaaagaaaagaatggatgggatgagaagaagaaagaaaagcttgGTGGTATGATCTTTATGTGCAGTGCAAAAACCAAGCCAGATTGTTTCCTCTATCGTGTCATGGGTGTCACAATGAATAAAAAGGAACTCATATTGGGTGTGAAACCTGGACTTAAGCTTTTCCTctatgattttgatctgaaacttATGTATGGTATCTATGAAGCATCCTCTGCTGGTGGAGTAAAATTGGAGCCCAAGGCTTTTGGTGGTTCCTTCCCATTtcag GTGCGGTTTGTTGTTCACAAGGACTGTTTTCCAATCACTGAGAGTGTTTTCAAGAAGGCTATAAAGGACAATTATAATGAGAAGAACAAGTTCAAAACAGAACTTACTGTTCGACAG GTCCTGAAACTCAGTGCACTTTTCCGCCCAGTTATAGGGCCTGTACGCTCGCCACCAATGGCTACTGTTCAGGACAGAGAAGTTTATGCGGGAGCAAGAGACTTGCAGGTCCATTTGGAAAGGGAAGCATTTGCTAGAGGCAATCATGATGCTAGGAGATACTCTATGCTCTCTGGTGAAAGGGATGGACATGTTGAATACCAGCAGGCGGGCTCTATGCACAGAGATGAGTTTCCTTGTGATTTATTCATGAGTGAAAAGGAATATAGAACGTATGGCCTTTCAGGAGAGAGAAGAAAGTTGACTCCCTCTCATCATATTCCATCCACTCTAGACCCGTACCAGAGAGACCAGGAAAGAGAACACTTTCTTAGACAGCCAGACCCTATATGCAGAGACACTGTACCTTTGCAAAGAGAAGCCGTTCTGGCTGTTCCTCTCTACTTGAACCAGCCATATAATTCTAGTGGTAGACGTGAATTGCCACCAGCCGTTACGTCGATACCTCCAACTTCTTCTGGCTCTGCTCTTGCTGCTTTGGACCCATACACAAGGGATCCATATTATACTTACCATCATGGTGCTTCATCTGCAGATGCATATGTGCCACCTCCAAGGAGAGATGAACTTTCTTCAGGTTCCTATTATGTTGATGGTCGTAGAGAGACTTACCTATTTGAGGCAGATCCCTTGCGTAGGAGGGAAGCTGATCAAGAGGGTAGATTATACTCGACGCATGCTTCTGATGCATTGTCAAATTATAACAAGTTACTCCAGTACCACGGAGCCAAGCCTGAAACTGCACCTCCATCAGTTTCATCTCGGTACTCCTTTGCTGGGCCATCTGTGTACTATCGCTAA
- the LOC18098871 gene encoding uncharacterized protein LOC18098871 yields MECNKDEAIRAKDIAERKMQNGDFEGAKKIALKALQLYPDLENISQMLAVCEVHCSAQNKLYGSEMDWYGILQIERFSDEAVIKKQYRKFALSLHPDKNKFSGAEAAFKLIGEANRVLTDPAKRSLYDLKCKRSVRPPAPRPTSHQSNQNSIAKKQHEANKFSSAPGSQYMSAHPYQPQRPTFWTWCTSCNMRYQYYRELQNKTLRCQSCQNSFIAINLDIHGVLNGSPWSQFPNQNGVPNQGPSKVVPQRNSGKPSGASFSDRFRPVDIGGSSKPSEVKAGNNIKNGGASKDLGTSKGASRKRGKQSRVESSESFETGSNDDSDEDVVIQENRSSISGQNSGSCGGNQPRRSSRQKQNVSYKEKLIDDDDFSVSASKRQRVNGLSSVIEEEIKEAVRDGRLHKEQSSAGVDAAAVDRNKKEVKQRSSSVLEESLSNKKSKTGVFTKREEASTVEKADALSDNKDGKPKADDIRNPETLEIPDPDFSNFENDKAENCFAVNQMWAIYDDTDGMPRFYARIKKVLSPGFKLLITWLEASSDVAHEKDWSDKDLPVACGKFESGDTQRTADRAMFSHQMCFMNGNSRGSYLIYPQKGETWALFKDWEVKWSSEPEKHRPPYRFEFVEVLSDFDENFGIGVAYLQKVNGFVSIFRRAARDRVIQFCIPPTELYKFSHRIPSFRMSGKEGDGVPAGSFELDPASLPSNLDDLSDPSDTKLEKENVHNQSTNLCSQSPKSELKTTKVSRKICTPKKYESGPEIGSSIFGKSPTDTIVIVAGLCARNWDGRKVKDPGNIAQPGGINISSPAKDRIETPEKQNKSELVADALTPRRSPRDLSNRNGEVNASQGMTEGDPQKNTAANNDVSRGKPSSLLSQPDDMMHAKDGGSVGLIISGISSGRKVVELEVECYNFEREKSQDKFQLDQIWALYSNDGGLPRNYCQIKVIDSTPNFRLHVAMLEACSPPKDARRPVCCGIFKVNDDETKVLSTSKFSHLLKVQSIGNSKYEIHPRKGEIWALYKNWNSESCSDQSVGESDIVELLEDNECSVKVVVLIPARVSESPGRNKCFYWAPRIQRSKTGVLDIPRAEFCRFSHQCSAFKHAGEKGKCPRSYWEIDPSSIISNPVILVD; encoded by the coding sequence ATGGAGTGCAACAAAGATGAGGCCATAAGAGCAAAGGATATCGCGGAGAGGAAGATGCAAAATGGTGACTTTGAAGGCGCAAAGAAAATTGCATTGAAGGCGCTGCAACTCTACCCTGATCTTGAGAATATTTCCCAAATGTTGGCGGTCTGTGAGGTTCATTGTTCTGCACAAAATAAACTATACGGGTCAGAAATGGATTGGTATGGAATTCTCCAAATTGAACGCTTTTCTGACGAGGCAGTTATCAAGAAGCAATACAGAAAGTTTGCGCTCTCGCTTCATCCAGACAAGAACAAGTTTTCTGGTGCAGAGGCGGCTTTCAAACTGATTGGTGAAGCAAATAGGGTGCTTACAGACCCAGCCAAGCGTTCTTTGTATGATTTGAAGTGTAAACGTTCAGTGAGACCTCCTGCACCAAGGCCGACATCCCATCAGTCAAATCAGAACTCCATTGCCAAGAAGCAGCATGAGGCTAACAAATTTTCTAGCGCGCCTGGTTCACAGTACATGAGTGCGCATCCATACCAGCCACAGCGACCAACATTCTGGACATGGTGCACCTCTTGTAATATGAGGTACCAGTACTACAGAGaacttcaaaataaaactttgcgCTGTCAAAGTTGCCAGAATTCTTTCATTGCAATCAATTTGGATATTCATGGAGTGCTTAATGGATCACCCTGGAGTCAATTCCCCAATCAGAATGGAGTTCCAAATCAGGGGCCCTCTAAAGTTGTTCCACAAAGAAACAGTGGAAAGCCTTCTGGTGCTAGTTTTTCAGACAGGTTTAGACCAGTTGACATTGGTGGGAGTTCTAAACCGAGTGAGGTGAAAGCaggaaataacataaaaaatggtGGTGCTTCCAAAGATTTGGGAACTTCTAAAGGTGCAAGCAGGAAGAGAGGAAAGCAGTCTCGAGTGGAATCTAGTGAGAGTTTTGAGACAGGAAGCAATGATGACAGTGATGAAGATGTGGTTATTCAAGAAAATAGAAGTAGTATTTCTGGACAGAATTCAGGATCCTGTGGAGGCAATCAACCTAGGAGATCTTCAAGGCAAAAGCAGAATGTTTCTTACaaggaaaaattaattgatgatgatgatttttctgtATCCGCATCAAAAAGACAGAGGGTGAATGGATTGTCTAGTGTCATTGAAGAGGAGATTAAAGAAGCAGTCAGGGATGGCAGGTTACATAAGGAGCAATCTTCAGCTGGTGTGGATGCTGCTGCAGTGGATAGAAATAAGAAGGAGGTCAAGCAAAGGTCAAGTTCGGTTCTGGAAGAAAGCTTGTCAAATAAGAAAAGCAAAACTGGTGTGTTCACGAAGAGGGAGGAAGCATCCACGGTGGAGAAAGCTGATGCACTATCAGATAATAAAGATGGAAAACCCAAAGCTGATGACATTAGAAATCCAGAGACATTAGAAATCCCTGATCCAGATTTCAGTAATTTTGAGAATGACAAGGCTGAAAACTGTTTTGCTGTTAATCAAATGTGGGCTATTTATGATGATACAGATGGCATGCCAAGATTCTATGCTCGGATCAAGAAAGTTCTCTCACCTGGTTTCAAGCTACTGATAACTTGGCTCGAGGCTAGCTCAGATGTCGCACATGAGAAAGACTGGTCAGACAAGGATTTGCCTGTTGCATGTGGTAAGTTTGAAAGTGGGGACACTCAAAGAACTGCAGATCGTGCTATGTTCTCTCATCAGATGTGCTTTATGAATGGCAATAGCAGAGGCAGTTACTTGATATATCCTCAAAAGGGGGAAACCTGGGCACTCTTCAAGGATTGGGAAGTGAAATGGAGTTCTGAACCAGAAAAGCATAGACCACCTTACAGATTTGAATTTGTGGAGGTCCTATCAGATTTTGATGAGAACTTTGGCATTGGAGTTGCGTATTTACAAAAAGTGAATGGATTTGTCAGCATTTTTCGGCGAGCTGCTCGTGATAGGGTCATCCAATTTTGCATTCCACCAACTGAGCTGTACAAGTTTTCACACCGGATTCCTTCGTTTAGAATGTCTGGCAAGGAAGGAGATGGTGTTCCTGCTGGGTCTTTTGAACTTGATCCTGCTTCTCTGCCTAGCAATCTTGATGACCTCAGCGATCCCAGTGATACTAAGCTGGAAAAGGAAAATGTGCATAATCAATCAACTAATTTGTGTTCTCAATCTCCCAAAAGTGAATTGAAAACCACAAAGGTCTCCAGGAAGATTTGCACGCCCAAGAAATATGAGAGTGGACCAGAAATAGGGAGCTCAATCTTTGGAAAATCTCCAACAGACACAATTGTAATTGTTGCAGGTCTATGTGCAAGAAACTGGGATGGTAGGAAGGTCAAAGACCCCGGCAACATTGCTCAGCCTGGAGGAATTAATATTTCATCCCCAGCTAAAGATAGGATTGAGACCCCTGAGAAACAGAATAAGAGTGAACTTGTAGCAGATGCATTGACACCTAGAAGATCTCCAAGGGATTTAAGTAACAGAAATGGTGAAGTTAATGCTAGTCAGGGTATGACTGAGGGGGATCCTCAAAAGAATACTGCAGCCAACAATGATGTAAGCCGTGGGAAACCAAGTTCTTTGTTGAGTCAACCTGATGATATGATGCATGCGAAGGATGGTGGTTCAGTTGGTCTCATAATAAGTGGTATATCTTCTGGTCGTAAAGTTGTAGAGCTAGAAGTAGAGTGCTATAATTTCGAGAGGGAAAAGTCACAGGATAAATTTCAGCTTGATCAAATATGGGCACTTTACAGCAATGATGGTGGGCTGCCCAGGAATTATTGTCAAATCAAGGTGATTGATTCTACCCCTAATTTCAGATTGCATGTGGCAATGCTTGAAGCGTGCTCGCCTCCAAAAGATGCAAGGCGGCCAGTTTGTTGTGGTATATTTAAAGTTAACGATGATGAAACCAAGGTGCTCTCCACTTCTAAATTCTCTCATCTGTTGAAAGTTCAATCCATCGGGAACAGCAAGTATGAAATTCACCCCAGAAAAGGCGAGATATGGGCACTATATAAGAACTGGAATTCTGAGTCATGTTCAGACCAGAGCGTTGGTGAATCTGACATTGTTGAGTTGCTGGAAGATAATGAATGCAGTGTGAAAGTTGTAGTTTTGATTCCTGCTAGAGTAAGTGAATCTCCTGGtagaaataaatgtttttactGGGCTCCTAGAATCCAAAGATCAAAAACTGGGGTTCTGGATATACCACGAGCCGAGTTTTGTAGATTTTCACATCAGTGTTCTGCTTTCAAGCACGCTGGAGAGAAAGGTAAGTGCCCGAGAAGCTATTGGGAGATTGATCCTTCATCAATTATTTCTAATCCTGTAATTTTGGTAGATTGA